A genomic window from Silene latifolia isolate original U9 population chromosome 11, ASM4854445v1, whole genome shotgun sequence includes:
- the LOC141614747 gene encoding uncharacterized protein LOC141614747, translating to MERAEGGGKGEYKRIGEIGQGDQNSGMSETKCKKVMYKVRNNIVKDIWRDNGFDDGCENEDEDESDEEIDESSRANRREGKQPMYERDKDGDGGFVWDVGDDNAEKEKAGLMLVGKLWAAKSTNVRAAVDVMTKLWSPKGAIVGNVIDAKNRIFVFRFSDIRDKNRVLEGQPWHFDKQIWCLDEPNDEGKLTDTPLFLVPMWVRIYDLPVRGRSNEANLRNLGEQLGKYISMDVLPNPEIERAVRIRVLHDVRQPLKATVSIKMPNGLTRDFEVKYERLQATFCYGCGVFGHGEKECEEGPYEEEELKFGEWMRASPWKVTKTGVDGGGKAARSLGVLFDREKETREQEAIERMIEKLQRVSVGSRAKMKKPEKQKEGGAVREEVGMERLPDGGDDVLMVENLEGTEQNREQGKENTKAQEEKQLQVGAGVLEPGLVHNRDGDVERGKKEGKWRRMVGDEGLNRGQNTGNATVVCGVKRNRGEEEGETGSAAKKIYKQPGVLSGVEMRRVRGCMEDYDGFDVDSVGRSGGLSMMWRKGIQCMVRTVSVHHMDFDVELNGVKWRMTGFYGWPSVSDRHLSWQLLRLLASESQQPWICIGDYNEILYSTEMSGGTRPQWQMNQFRNAVDDCGLRDMSFEGYSFTYDNGQIGDDNRQSRIDRAMVTNEWAELFPYSKLIHLDREWSDHSPIKVVFDGRSASNRTKRRLFRFEQIWVGEDGCEEAIQRAWDTGNFNLIDALGNCETELTRWKGVSIGKVMRDLLKKRRRLQVLNEGARTAQLVQERRKLVTEIAQLLKQEEIFWKQRSRAIWLSEGDRNTKFFHQKAGQRKKKNFIAKIHDDEGRLREGDEAVEKVAVEYFQELFTTGRPTHTGQIFEGVRNRVTQEMNEILMQEYDEAEVLEALNQMHPLKAPGPDGMNGLFYQTYWHVVGPLVMRTVLNVLRGGEFPTGMNRTFIVLIPKKKAPDKMSEFRPISLCNVTSKIVSKVLANRLKRFLGEIVSENQSAFTPGRLISDNILVAFELFHHMKNTRQGEGHMALKLDMSKAYDRVEWSFLYQTLVSMGLHEGWVNRVMHCVTSVSFEVLINGNPSRLFKPSRGIRQGDPLSPYLFILCAEVMSSLIRQAVEAGSIHGIRVATNAPVVSHLLFADDSILFVKANQLEANRVKGILNRYEMASGQRVNYDKTTVSFSHCTTDERKRSIADCLGVEVVDEQGKYLGLPTVVGRSKKAIAGCIRDKLSKKLEGWRGKLLSKAGREILIKAVAQSIPTYAMSVFKLPNNFCDELRSLVSQFWWGSNGGKRKIPWIAWKKLCKAKSTGGLGFRDYKLFNEALLGKQAWRLLTERGCLMARVLAGKYFHNKSFMQADLGTNPSYTWRSIWEARCVLEKGIRRRIGDGLSTRVWRDAWIPGTQTGKVISPRGECDGNMLVASLLRPDGLTWDTSKVRTFFLPFEQERILSIRLSINEECDSWYWSLEKDGLYSVRSAYRTLAKDLDTEEEQSSYHREKTLWNSIWKVDVWPRIKVFFWQLCRDALPTNANIAHRLKSRSELCPICEYRPETSLHSVMGCGGMGRVWEGLGLELEEVGRVERVREWVEAVWKILDERQRVIFMVGCWAKWEARNKLVFEGRSVRNDSIIRRVRDVVDEIWGTREECIKERGTAEKEGGWVRPDKGMVKINIDAGVIEGVGTGWGVVCRDENGEVMWGYTEQGLGEMEPSEAEAEAILSGVKEALKRGCKRAVVESDCQTIIEILRNRKRGRSTLHSIAAEILSLCCQFDFVSWSFVRRQFNSVAHSLGHTRPWFVGRRNWGTVLPPVPRSLVSLDLRK from the exons GTGACCAAA ATTCAGGTATGTCTGAAACGAAGTGTAAGAAAGTTATGTACAAGGTGCGAAATAACATAGTAAAAGATATTTGGCGAGACAATGGATTCGATGATGGCTgtgaaaatgaagatgaagatgaaagtGACGAGGAAATAGATG AATCGAGTAGGGCAAATCGAAGAGAAGGAAAACAACCGATGTATGAAAGGGACAAGGACGGAGATGGTGGCTTCGTCTGGGATGTAGGGGATGATAATGCAGAGAAGGAAAAGGCGGGGTTGATGCTTGTGGGAAAGCTATGGGCGGCCAAATCGACCAACGTTCGTGCAGCGGTGGATGTCATGACAAAGTTATGGAGCCCCAAAGGAGCGATAGTAGGTAATGTTATCGATGCTAAAAACCGAATTTTCGTCTTTCGCTTTTCTGATATAAGAGATAAGAATCGAGTCCTAGAAGGACAACCGTGGCACTTTGATAAGCAAATATGGTGTCTGGATGAACCTAATGATGAAGGAAAGTTGACTGATACACCGCTTTTCCTCGTCCCTATGTGGGTTCGTATATATGATTTACCAGTGCGGGGACGATCAAACGAAGCGAATTTGCGAAACCTAGGAGAACAGTTGGGGAAATACATTAGCATGGATGTGTTACCAAATCCAGAGATTGAAAGAGCAGTGAGAATTAGGGTTTTGCATGATGTTAGACAACCGCTGAAAGCAACAGTCTCAATTAAAATGCCAAATGGATTGACTCGAGATTTTGAAGTGAAATATGAAAGATTACAAGCGACTTTCTGCTATGGGTGTGGAGTGTTTGGGCATGGGGAGAAAGAGTGTGAGGAGGGGCCCTATGAGGAGGAAGAGCTGAAATTTGGAGAGTGGATGAGGGCATCCCCATGGAAAGTTACGAAGACAGGGGTAGATGGTGGGGGGAAAGCAGCTAGGTCCCTAGGGGTACTGTTTGACAGGGAAAAGGAGACGAGGGAGCAGGAAGCCATTGAAAGAATGATAGAAAAACTTCAGCGGGTATCTGTGGGAAGTAGAGCAAAGATGAAAAAACCAGAGAAACAAAAGGAGGGTGGAGCCGTGAGAGAAGAAGTTGGGATGGAACGGTTGCCTGATGGGGGAGACGATGTGCTGATGGTGGAAAACTTGGAAGGAACAGAGCAGAACAGGGAGCAGGGGAAGGAGAATACTAAGGCACAAGAGGAAAAACAGCTGCAAGTAGGTGCGGGGGTGTTGGAGCCGGGACTGGTGCACAATAGGGATGGGGATGTGGAACGAGGGAAAAAAGAAGGTAAATGGAGAAGGATGGTGGGAGACGAGGGTCTAAATAGAGGACAAAATACAGGAAATGCTACGGTGGTCTGCGGGGTGAAGAGGAACAGAGGTGAAGAGGAAGGGGAAACAGGGAGTGCAGCTAAGAAAATTTACAAACAACCAGGGGTG CTTAGTGGTGTAGAGATGAGGAGGGTGAGAGGATGTATGGAGGACTATGACGGCTTTGATGTAGATAGCGTAGGCAGATCGGGTGGTTTGTCGATGATGTGGAGGAAGGGAATCCAGTGTATGGTACGGACTGTTTCAGTCCATCATATGGATTTTGACGTAGAACTGAATGGGGTAAAATGGAGGATGACGGGATTCTATGGATGGCCGTCAGTCTCTGATAGGCATTTATCGTGGCAGCTCTTACGGCTTTTAGCATCGGAATCACAACAACCATGGATTTGTATAGGGGATTACAATGAAATTCTTTACTCAACGGAGATGAGCGGAGGAACACGACCACAATGGCAGATGAATCAATTCCGAAATGCGGTGGATGACTGCGGCCTTAGGGATATGTCTTTTGAGGGATACAGTTTCACATACGACAATGGACAAATCGGGGATGACAATAGACAGAGTCGTATAGATAGAGCCATGGTGACGAATGAGTGGGCTGAACTTTTTCCCTATTCGAAGCTAATCCATCTAGATAGAGAATGGTCGGACCATAGCCCGATTAAGGTCGTCTTTGATGGTCGTAGTGCATCGAATAGAACGAAGAGGAGACTTTTTCGGTTCGAGCAAATTTGGGTAGGAGAAGATGGATGCGAGGAAGCTATACAACGGGCATGGGACACGGGTAATTTTAACCTGATCGACGCCTTGGGGAACTGTGAGACCGAGCTGACAAGGTGGAAAGGTGTGTCTATCGGGAAAGTCATGAGGGATTTACTTAAAAAAAGAAGACGGCTTCAAGTACTCAACGAGGGTGCCCGTACTGCTCAGCTAGTTCAAGAGAGGAGAAAATTGGTGACGGAAATTGCTCAGCTACTGAAACAAGAGGAAATCTTTTGGAAGCAACGTTCCCGAGCGATTTGGCTCAGTGAAGGGGACCGTAATACGAAATTTTTCCATCAAAAAGCAGGgcaaaggaagaagaaaaacTTTATTGCAAAAATTCACGATGACGAAGGGAGGCTGCGTGAGGGAGATGAAGCTGTGGAGAAGGTTGCGGTGGAGTATTTTCAGGAGCTGTTTACCACGGGGAGACCAACGCATACGGGACAAATTTTCGAAGGTGTCAGGAATAGAGTGACTCAGGAAATGAATGAAATTTTAATGCAAGAGTATGATGAAGCAGAAGTTCTTGAAGCTCTAAATCAAATGCACCCATTAAAGGCTCCCGGGCCGGATGGCATGAACGGACTGTTTTATCAAACATATTGGCACGTGGTGGGACCGCTGGTCATGAGGACGGTGCTAAATGTTCTGCGTGGGGGGGAGTTCCCGACAGGTATGAATCGAACCTTTATAGTCTTAATACCAAAGAAAAAAGCCCCGGATAAAATGAGTGAGTTCAGACCTATTAGCCTGTGTAATGTGACGTCCAAGATTGTCTCGAAGGTTTTGGCTAATAGACTGAAGCGCTTTTTGGGAGAGATTGTGTCGGAAAATCAGAGTGCCTTTACCCCGGGTAGACTGATTTCGGATAATATCTTGGTGGCTTTTGAACTCTTCCATCACATGAAAAATACGAGGCAGGGAGAGGGTCACATGGCTTTGAAGCTAGACATGTCTAAAGCCTATGACCGGGTGGAATGGAGCTTCCTTTATCAAACTCTGGTGAGCATGGGTTTGCATGAAGGTTGGGTTAATCGTGTGATGCACTGTGTGACCTCGGTTTCGTTTGAGGTGCTGATAAATGGTAACCCGTCAAGACTGTTTAAACCGAGTAGGGGGATCCGCCAGGGGGATCCACTTTCGCCCTACCTATTTATCTTGTGTGCAGAGGTGATGTCGAGTTTGATTAGACAGGCGGTAGAGGCGGGTTCGATACATGGCATACGGGTTGCCACAAACGCACCGGTGGTATCACATCTACTTTTTGCAGACGATAGCATCCTCTTTGTGAAGGCAAACCAGCTCGAAGCTAATAGGGTGAAGGGAATTCTAAATCGCTATGAGATGGCCTCAGGTCAACGCGTGAATTATGATAAAACAACAGTCTCTTTTAGCCATTGCACGACGGATGAGAGGAAGAGGAGTATTGCTGATTGCCTCGGGGTGGAGGTAGTTGACGAACAGGGGAAATACCTAGGGCTTCCAACAGTGGTGGGGAGGTCAAAAAAGGCTATAGCGGGATGTATTCGTGACAAACTCAGCAAAAAATTGGAAGGGTGGCGAGGGAAATTACTTTCAAAAGCGGGAAGGGAGATATTGATAAAGGCCGTAGCCCAATCAATCCCTACGTATGCGATGAGTGTTTTCAAACTACCAAATAATTTTTGCGACGAGTTGAGATCGTTAGTATCCCAATTTTGGTGGGGTTCGAATGGGGGGAAGAGGAAAATTCCATGGATAGCATGGAAGAAACTATGCAAGGCGAAGAGTACTGGCGGCCTGGGATTTCGAGACTATAAACTGTTCAATGAGGCTTTGCTCGGAAAACAAGCATGGAGATTATTAACAGAGAGAGGGTGCCTGATGGCGCGAGTGTTGGCGGGTAAATACTTTCATAATAAATCTTTCATGCAGGCTGATCTGGGAACAAACCCGAGCTATACATGGCGCTCGATTTGGGAAGCTCGCTGCGTGCTGGAAAAAGGGATACGGAGAAGAATAGGTGACGGGCTAAGTACACGAGTATGGCGGGATGCGTGGATTCCGGGCACGCAAACGGGGAAAGTCATTTCACCAAGGGGAGAATGTGACGGGAACATGCTAGTTGCGAGCCTGTTGAGACCGGATGGACTAACGTGGGATACGAGTAAGGTAAGAACGTTCTTTTTGCCTTTTGAACAAGAACGCATTTTGAGCATTCGACTGAGCATCAATGAAGAATGTGACTCGTGGTATTGGAGTTTGGAGAAGGATGGGCTATACTCGGTAAGGTCAGCCTATAGAACGCTAGCAAAGGACCTTGACACAGAGGAGGAGCAATCGAGTTACCATAGGGAGAAGACGTTGTGGAATAGTATATGGAAAGTGGATGTTTGGCCGCGGATCAAGGTATTTTTTTGGCAACTGTGCAGGGATGCGTTACCAACTAATGCCAATATTGCTCATCGGCTCAAAAGTCGTAGTGAGTTGTGTCCGATTTGTGAATATCGACCGGAGACAAGCTTACATTCGGTTATGGGTTGTGGGGGTATGGGAAGGGTATGGGAGGGGCTGGGTTTGGAGCTAGAAGAAGTAGGAAGGGTTGAgagggtgagggagtgggtggaggCTGTGTGGAAGATTTTGGATGAGCGACAAAGAGTAATATTCATGGTTGGGTGTTGGGCGAAGTGGGAGGCAAGAAATAAACTGGTGTTTGAGGGACGAAGTGTAAGGAACGACAGTATTATAAGAAGGGTGAGGGATGTGGTGGATGAGATATGGGGAACGAGGGAGGAATGCATAAAGGAACGGGGTACAGCCGAGAAGGAAGGGGGATGGGTACGGCCGGATAAGGGGATGGTGAAGATTAACATTGATGCAGGGGTCATTGAGGGAGTAGGAACGGGATGGGGGGTGGTTTGCAGGGACGAGAATGGGGAGGTGATGTGGGGATACACGGAGCAGGGGCTGGGCGAGATGGAGCCAAGTGAAGCAGAGGCGGAAGCTATCTTATCAGGGGTGAAGGAGGCGTTAAAGAGGGGATGCAAACGAGCCGTTGTGGAGAGCGATTGTCAAACGATTATTGAGATCTTGCGGAACAGGAAAAGAGGACGAAGTACTTTACATAGTATAGCTGCTGAGATTTTATCTTTATGTTGTCAGTTTGATTTCGTTTCATGGTCTTTTGTTCGTAGACAGTTTAATAGTGTTGCGCATAGTCTTGGGCATACTAGGCCGTGGTTTGTTGGTCGTCGAAATTGGGGAACGGTTTTGCCACCAGTTCCTAGGAGCCTTGTATCGTTGGATTTAAGGAAATGA